The following nucleotide sequence is from Candidatus Polarisedimenticolia bacterium.
CGATCTCCGACGACGGCGGGAAGACGTTCCGGCGCTCCGGAAGCCCGAAGGTGCACGTCGACTTCCACGCCATCGTGGTCAACCCCCTCGACCCGAGCCAGATCCTCGTCGGCAACGACGGCGGCGTGTACATCTCGCACGACAAGGCCGGGAGCTGGGACTACCTCAACACCATCGCCGCCGGGCAGTTCTATCGCATCGCGCTGGACGGATCCGATCCGTATCGCGTCGCCGGGGGGCTGCAGGACAACGGCTCCTGGATGGGCCCCTCGGAGACCCTGTTCAAGACGGAGGCGTTCGATCCCGGAGAGGACGCGTTCGCCGACGGCATCCTCAACGACGACTGGCGTCCTATCTTCTTCGGCGACGGCTTCACGGCCCAGTTCGACCCGACCGACCCCAACCTGGTGTACGCCACGTCCCAGGGGGGCTCGCTGGCGCGCATCCGGCTGGACACCAACGTTCTCACGCTGCTGGCCCCGTCCCCGCGCGAGGGGGAGGAGCGCCTGCGGTTCAACTGGAACGCGCCCTACTTCGTCTCGCCGCACGATCCGAGCGTCCTCTACATGGGCGGCAACCGGGTGTTCAAGCTGACCGAGCGGGGCGACCGGTACTTCGCCATCAGCCCGGACCTGTCGAAGAACGAGCCGGTCAGGACGGCGACCGTCGGCTCGGACGCCGAGACCTACGGCACCGTGGTGTCGCTGGCGGAGTCCCCCCTCGTCAAGGGGATGATCTGGGCCGGGACCGACGACGGCCGGGTCCAGCTCACCCGCAACGACGGCCAGACGTGGACCGACGTCACGCCGAAAGAGGTCGCCGGCCTCTACGTGTCGCGCATCGCGCCGGGGCGCCACGGCGCCGACACCGCCTACGTCACGGTGGACGGCCACCGCAGCGACGTCGAGCGCACCATCGTGCTCTTGACCGACGACGCCGGCCGCACCTGGAAGAGCGTCGCCGGCGACCTGCCGCCGAACGAGCCGGCGGAGGTCGTCACCGAGGCGCTCCTCAACCGGCAGACGCTGTATGTCGGCACGGAGTTCGGCCTGTACGTCACGGTCGATCGCGGCCAGCACTGGGTGCGGCTGAACGGCACATCGCTCCCGGCGGTGCCGGTGGACGACCTGGTCATCCATCCCCGCGAGCGCGACCTGGTGGTCGCGACGCACGGCCGGAGTCTCTACATCATGGACGACGTCACGCCGATCGCCCAGCTGACGCAGGAGGTCCGCAACCGTCCGCTGGCGGTCTTCCCACCGCTGCCGGCCCACCCGCGCCTGTACGGCAGCCGCGGCTATGGTGGAGGGGCGGCCGTCTTCCGCGCCGCCAACCCGCCGATGGGGGCCGCCATCACCTACTGGCTGCGGGACGGCAATCCCGACGGCGTCAAGATCGCCGTCGCCGACCCGGCCGGCGCCGTGATCCGTGAGATCTCCGCGTCCGGCCGCCCCGGCCTCAACCGCGCCATCTGGGATCTGCAGGCCGACGTCAAGCACCGGATCCCGACCGTCGACGCGCAGCAGATGGGACAGACGCAGTTCGTTCCTGAGGGGGACTACAAGCTCACACTGACGCTGCCCGCGGCCGCGCCGGGTGGCAGGCCGGAGAAGGCCGAGACGACCGTCAAGGTGCTCAGGGCACCGAACGCGAAGTGAGCGATACGGGTCAGCGAACCCCGTGGCGCAGCCGCTCCGAGGCCGCCCGGCTGGCCACGATCTCGCTCCCGTCGCGCAGCACGATCATCAGTCTTCGATCGTCGTAGGGTCGCAGGTGATCGATGGCGTCGAGGTTGACGATGTGCGAGCGATGCACCTGGGCGAAGCGCTCCGGATCGAGGCGCGCCGCCAGCTCCTTCAGGCTGAGATGCAGGAGGAACGCCCCGGCCGGCGTATGGATCTCGGCGTAGTCGCCCCGCGCCTCGATGCGCCTTATGTCGCGCGCCAGGATCGGCACGATTCGATCGCCACGGCGGGCG
It contains:
- a CDS encoding glycosyl hydrolase — encoded protein: MPRRRPSASPIRLIVVLLCAIPLIMEARPAEKTRDRSAPAPGDRALTADDLRGLSFRSIGPANMGGRVAALAYVPGSRTSFYVGFGIGGVFKTENLGVTFSPVFDDQPNLSIGAIAVADAPESWPGWAEEEKADLARRGAAAAGGGTAGGASGGAPKSAGGTEKSRAERGKGKIVWVGTGEGNGRNSSSWGNGVYRSTDAGGTWTHLGLAETRDIPRLAVDPRNPDVCYVAALGRLWGPNPERGVYKTGDGGATWRQVLKVDANTGASDVVVDPQRPETVYAGMYSRRRTPWSFSGVGDTGGVFRSDDGGQTWKKKTKGLPPRTGRIGLAVYPKNPSIVYAVVESDFGGAGRSPMDNYSISGGLFRSEDRGESWTRTSPINFRPFYFSRLAVDPENDQRVYLPGWDLAISDDGGKTFRRSGSPKVHVDFHAIVVNPLDPSQILVGNDGGVYISHDKAGSWDYLNTIAAGQFYRIALDGSDPYRVAGGLQDNGSWMGPSETLFKTEAFDPGEDAFADGILNDDWRPIFFGDGFTAQFDPTDPNLVYATSQGGSLARIRLDTNVLTLLAPSPREGEERLRFNWNAPYFVSPHDPSVLYMGGNRVFKLTERGDRYFAISPDLSKNEPVRTATVGSDAETYGTVVSLAESPLVKGMIWAGTDDGRVQLTRNDGQTWTDVTPKEVAGLYVSRIAPGRHGADTAYVTVDGHRSDVERTIVLLTDDAGRTWKSVAGDLPPNEPAEVVTEALLNRQTLYVGTEFGLYVTVDRGQHWVRLNGTSLPAVPVDDLVIHPRERDLVVATHGRSLYIMDDVTPIAQLTQEVRNRPLAVFPPLPAHPRLYGSRGYGGGAAVFRAANPPMGAAITYWLRDGNPDGVKIAVADPAGAVIREISASGRPGLNRAIWDLQADVKHRIPTVDAQQMGQTQFVPEGDYKLTLTLPAAAPGGRPEKAETTVKVLRAPNAK